accgggagtaggactccctcctttccttgttggagtaggagaaggggaaggaggagggagagaggaaggaaaggggggcgccgccccctcctttccaattcggactagagggggaggaggcacgcggcctgccctggccgcccctcctcttctccactaaggcccatgtaggcccattaaacccccgggggggttccggtaacccccggtactccggtaaaatcccgatttcacccgaaacacttccgatatccaaatataggcttccaatatatcaatctttatgtctcgaccatttcgagactcctcgtcatgtccgtgatcacatccgggactccgaactatcttcggtacatcaaaacacataaactcataatataaccgtcatcaaactttaagcgtgcggaccctacgggttcgagaactatgtagacatgaccgagacacgtctccggtcaataaccaatagcggaacctggatgctcatattggctcccacatattctacgaagatctttatcggtcagaccgcataacaacatacgttgttccctttgtcatcggtatgttacttgcccgagattcgatcgtcggtatctcaatacctagttcaatctcgttaccggcaagtctctttactcgttctgtaatacatcatcccgcaactaactcattagttacaatgcttgcaaggcttatagtgatgtgcattaccgagtgggcccagagatacctctccgacaatcggagtgacaaatcctaatctcgaaatacgccaacccaacaagtaccttcggagacacctgtagagcacctttataatcactcagttacgttgtgatgtttggtagcacacaaagtgtccctccggtaaacgggagttgcataatctcatagtcataggaacatgtataagtcatgaagaaagcaatagcaacatactaaacgatcaagtgctaagctaacggaatgggtcaagtcaatcacatcattctcctaatgatgtgatcccgttaatcaaatgacaactcatgtctatggctaggaaacgtaaccatgtttgatcaacgagctagtcaagtagaggcatactattgacactttgtttgtctatgtattcacacatgtatcatgtttctggttaatacaattctagcatgaataataaacatttatcatgatataaggaaataaataataactttattattgcctttagggtatatttccttcacggTGCCCCCTCGACAGTTCACTccttcggtcatagcgtcgtagtgcttaggcgaagccctgcgcggatcacatcaccatcaccatcaccacgctgtcgtgctgacgaaactctccctcgaccctctgctggatcaagagttcaagggacgtcatcgagctgaatgtgtgctgaactcggatgtgccgtacgttcggtactagatcggtcagatcgtgaagacgttcaactatattaaccgcgttaacctaacgcttccgctttcggtctacaagggtacgtggacacactctccccctctcgttgctatgcatctcctagatagatcttgcataatcatatgaatttttttgaaattgcatgctacgttccacaACACTAATGACCTATCTTGTCTATGTACTAGCGCGAGACTCTAAGAACCAAAGACAACAACAAATCTGACCCTTTGTAAATTTcgaacatgaacatttttcaaaaggGGAATATTTTTAGAAACACGAACACTTTTCAAATACGTAAACAAAATTTAGAAAACTCTACTTTTCTCGGAAAACAAAATTTTATTGAATCTTGAACAAGGTTTGAAATTCTGAACAAGATTCAAAAACGTGAATAGATTTTTAAAACAATAACATTTTTATAAAAGATGAacgttttcaaactcataaacaaaaaaaatgcaaacaattttttgaatttgtgaacaaatttagaaaacatgaacattttctgtaTTTGTGATTAAATTTTAACAGGAACAATTTTTGAAAGTAcagaacattatttgaatttgtgaacaagtttaatttttttgatcatttttggcAAAAGTAAAAAGTTTTTAAATCTCGAGAACAAATTTAAACATGTGAACAATTTTTTGGAAACACAAATATTTCTTGAATTTTCCAAACAATTTTTTTAATCTAGATATGTTTTTTTCGTGTTTACAAAAAGTAAACAAATAAAGAATATGAATATTTTATGAAAACGCGAACAATTTTTCAATTATGTTAACATATTTAAAAAACTCAAATATTATCAAAAAAGATGAACAATttaatgaatattttttgaaaaaagggaacattttttaaatctaataacaaaatttgaaaatgtgaacaaCTTTAGGAAAAGCGCATATTTTGAAAACATGTTTTTTTAAACTCCTTGAATAAAATTGAAAAGACGAACATTTATTGAAATTTGGGGAGATTTTTTTTAAATggcaacattttttgaaaacacaaactTTTTTGCACACGCGAAcattgtttgaaattcatgaacaaatttggaaaagcgaacattttttggaaagatgaacattttttaaatttgtaatTTTTCAAAAAAGACGAACATGTAAAAATATTGAAAAAGGAAAAAAGTAAACATAAAGGCGAGAAAagcaagaaaaaaaagaaggacaacgctaatgcccacacgtgtggtgaGAGCGAAACTCGCCCACATGCCGTACAACATACAGACTGCgtcacgtcatcgcatgcatgcatgtaggaatatttttggattttcagtttttaaaatattttatctcttagatgaaaaatccgattgaagatccgtttataTCATTAAATCCcttgcgacgagatcttcgaaactagatcttaTATTAATAtattttgacgatttttttttggttaaagttgccatgtctattgcacgtgaattgccatggtgtttacacCGAAGTTGCCATAatatgttttagctattttcttctatatttaaaagtaatttttgacatattataaaacgtggaattaagaaactagacttgccatgaaccataaactaaaattgccatgatacatgcactgaaaattgtcatggttcatacaaaaaataatttttatgatcaaagtactggaattgccatcatcaaaatactaaacttgccatgctctacaaactaaaattgccacatggcaactttagtttaagcactatggtaactacaatgtaaacatcatggcaactttgagcaatttttttttcgtcgaaacatatcaacatggggtctagttttgaagatctcgtcgagacggatttaatggtgaaaacagatttttagttcaattttttaattaggaaataaaacatttttaagccgaaaaccaaaaaaatttcTGCTGATGTCATATGTTTACACGAGGCAAAATGAATGGTAAtgaaggcgtgtgggcgatgtgcaagatgccacacgtgtggtcgttagtttttaaaaaaaaaacaggaaagaagaagaagaaaagaaacagcaacaagaaaaaggaaaaaaaaagaatcggttcaggaaccttctaaaAACCGTCTGATTATCTCTAGAAGGTTTGCAAAATCAGGATAGCTGAAATgatgaatgggccggcccagatcgCGTCGCTCGCTCGAGAAACCCGTGCGAATCCTCGACAACTTGACGCAAGGTGCGTCGTATAGGATTTTCCGAGTAGGAGATCGCCTAGAGCGCCGAATAGGAGTTGGGTCGTTGCGAGGAGAGTCCAACCCACGGCCCATTCACCAGAAACCCAACACGGGCCCAAGAACGAGGCACTAGGTCGCCACACCGACTCCCCTGCACGGTGCACCCGGGGCACGGAGTATCCGCTCGCTCAGGTTCTCCTCAAgtggtgtggcccacatgtcagggaGCAAACGGTGCACGGACCAGGTCCATAGAAACCCCAACCCTTCCTCCAGGCTCCAGCCAGTTTTTGGCGGGAAGAATTGGCGCCAAGCCGCCGCCACCTTCCCGCCAACAATACCCCCCCTCCCCCTTTCATCCCCAACCCGAAACCCTTGCCTCTCTCACCGCGCACTCGGACGCCAGAACcgtccccctccctcccccccccaatcACCAAACACTCGTCTAGATCCAGAAGGTTCGCCGGCCATGGAGGCGTTCGGCGGCTTCTTCGTGGACGAGAAGGCGGCGCGGGTGGAGAACATCTTCCTCGAGTTCCTTAAGCGGTGAGACCAGCGCCGccggcggcgcccccccccccccccctccccccccttcCCCTCCATTTCTAGGGTTTCCTCATGGTCCTCTGTGTTTCATACCTTCGGCTTCTCGGGTCCCTAGGTTCAAGGAGCCGGATGCGGCGGAGCCGTTCTACGATGTAGAGATGGAGGCGATGCGGTCGCGTGAGTCCACCACCATGTACGTCGATTTCGCGCACGTCATGCGCTTCAACGACGTCCTCCAGAAGGCCATCTCCGAGGAGTACCTTAGGTGAGATGGggatgtttcctttttcttttcctgcGAGTTACTAGTACCCATTGATTTGTTTCTTCGTTTGTTACAAGGAGGAAATGGTTGCTCATGGCGTTTTTGATTGCATCAGGTTTGAGCCGTACCTTCGCAATGCGTGCAAGAGGTTTGTGATGGAGCACAGAGCTGGCGAGAACCGTGCGCCAATAATCTCCGACGACAGCCCCAACAAGGATATTAATATTGCCTTCTACAACATTCCGATGCTGAAAAGGTCTGCACTTGCTTCTGAAGTATGTTTTGTGTGGTTAATGAACCAATTAATCGTACAAATGTGGCAAAAGCTTTATAATTGTTTAAACTTCTGTCTTTAACTGCTGCATACTAATACTATTACAGATATTAAATGAATTCAAGGAGCAGTGTCTGCAGAATTTGATTTTAGATCCAGTTGACTCTGCAGTCTAATTTCTATACACTTTGCTCTGTTAGATCGTAGGTGTAATTTAATATCTTGGTGGCTGCCAATTTTTTTGACTGAATTTTCTACTATATTAGGTTGAGAGAGCTGGGGACAGCAGAGATTGGTAAGCTCACAGCTGTAACGGGGGTTGTAACAAGGACGAGTGAGGTCCGACCTGAGTTATTGCAAGGCACCTTCAAGTGCCTTGATTGTGGAAATGTTGTTAAAAATGTAGACCAGCAGTTCAAGTATACTGAGGTCGCTACTCTCAACCATATCTTCTATTAGTTATTATTTCTCAAGCAATGTATCTAATGATGGACTCATGTACTTCAGCCAATAATATGCGTTAATGCAACATGCCAAAACCGATCAAGATGGGCCCTTCTCCGTCAGGATAGCAAATTTACAGATTGGCAGCGGGTCAGGATGCAGGAGACATCAAAAGAGATACCCGCTGGGTCACTACCTCGTTCCCTGGATGTCATTCTGCGCCATGAGATTGTTGAGAAGGCTAGAGCTGGGGATACGTGAGTGGAGGAACTCTTTCACTGTTACTTTGTTGTGGTTTGGTTGAGTTCATTTTATTAAAATGTTCTGTTTtgccaatttcagggtcatatttACCGGAACGGTTGTTGCTGTTCCAGATGTTATGGCATTAACTTCACCTGGTGAGAGAGCAGAGTGTCGCCGGGAAGGTCCTCAGCGGAAGAATGGGTCAGGTGTCCAAGAAGGTGTAAAGGGCTTGAAGTCCCTTGGAGTACGAGATCTCTCATATCGCCTTGCTTTTGTGGCCAACTCAGTGCAGGTGCGCACCATTTTCAGCAATAGTCTTTCCTCAGTTTTTCTCCCGACTGAAATCTAATTTGGTAAATGGTAATTTCTCATGCAAGTTTCTCATCTCTCTTTAACATTGCTAGGTGGCGGATGGCAGGAGGGACGTGGACATCAGGGACCGTGACATAGATGGTGATGGCAGCGAGAGACAGAAGTTCACTGTAAGTTCTGCTTATGCCACAAGAACTACTAATGTTTCCATAAAATAAATTAGAGGAGAGGTACTGTTTCAAAAATATGACTAATCACTTGCCCATTCCAAGAAAAACATTGCAAGTGCTTATCTTTGCATAGCAATATTGTTCTGTCATGTTGGTTTGATCAATGCCCGTCTTGTTATTTTTCATTTGAGCATGCATACCAAGTAAGCTCATCTTACTATTTTTATTTTCTGAAGTGTTATATGAACCTATTACATTATGAACATGGAGTTTTGCATGTGAATctattatatactccctctgtcccacaatATAACATCGTTTTCGTTTTTCAAGCTAGCTtgaaaatgatcttatattgtgggatggagggagtattagattACATATTGATTGAGCAGCCACGAGCATTCCTTTCAGTTTTTTGTAGGTTTATAACATAAACTATTTCTCTTGACTTCTCTTTaacaggaagaggaggaggatgaggttGTTAGGATGAGAAACACTCCTGATTTTTTTAATAAGATAGTTGATAGCATATGTCCTACTGTCTTTGGTCATCAAGAAATAAAGAGGGCACTTCTCCTTATGCTCTTGGGTGGCGTTCACAAGATAACACATGAAGGCATAAACCTTAGAGGAGACATAAATGTCTGTATTGTTGGAGATCCAAGTTGCGCAAAGTCTCAGTTTTTAAAGTAAGTTTTTTTTCTCATGTATTCTTATGTCCATGGTTCTTTTTCCACCCATAGTATCATTCAGAGAATGCTTCCATGCATTCAatagaagaaccattggtgaattCTGGATTCATTTTAAAAACTAATGAATTTAGGAATGACTTTTGTTGAATTTGGCCAATCTATGTCTGTTATTTGTTGTATATTATCTTTTAAAAGACCACAAATATGGCTAAATTTATAGAAATGTAATCGTCTAGATTAAAAATTACTAATGGACCACACAGATTTGCTGGTCGAAATACCATACAAGGTGTCATGATTTCTGTTGGTTAAAATGCTGATGCTCAGATTTGTAGCAGCTGTGGAATTTGTTTCCTGGAATTCAAAATTTGTCCTTGACTTGATGCTTCACCAGTCAATGAAATTTAAAATGTGTAAGCCAATTTTCAGATACACTGCTGGTATTGTTCCGCGATCTGTTTACACATCAGGGAAGTCCTCGTCTGCTGCTGGCTTGACAGCAACTGTTGCGAAAGAACCTGAAACCGGTGAATTTTGTATTGAGGTAATCTGAATTTTAAGCAACCCAATCCATTTCTATCATTACCACAAAGTCTGCTTTGATGAAGCCATTATATTTTATCATTTGCTTGATAGAAGTCTGCTTAGGTAAAATGTTTTTTCTTCAAAATCTCTCTTGATAGAGATCATACTGTATATGTACAAGTATTAGCTTTTCTTATTGCATTTTAACATGTTTTCTCACTGTAAATGCTGAACTGAGTTGGACAGAGCTAGAATCTGTTGTAAACTGCTGGCTAGGTTTCACTTGGTTTATGTACAATCTTGCTAGTTCTTATGTCTTTCCTTTGCCGCGGCCAATTTTGTTTCTTGCAGGCAGGTGCACTCATGTTAGCTGATAATGGCATCTGTTGTATTGATGAATTTGATAAGATGGATATTAAGGATCAGGTAGGCCTATCAAAATTTGGCTATTACTGCCCATGCCTTATTTTTCTCACTGATCTGAAACCTTGAGTGACAATTTTATTCGTCCATTGTAGGTTGCTATACatgaagcaatggagcagcaaacCATCAGCATAACAAAAGCTGGAATACAAGCAACTTTGAATGCACGAACTTCAATACTGGCAGCAGCAAATCCCACAGGAGGACGGTATGACAAGTCAAAACCACTTAAGGTAAGTCAAGAAATTTAAATTAAATCTAGTGAATCCAGAAAGTTGAAATCCCTTTCTGTTTGAATCATGAGATCTTAATTGAATCTAATACTGCTGCAATCCCTGCCAGTACAATGTGGCACTACCTCCAGCCATTCTTTCAAGATTTGATCTGGTATACATCATGATTGATGAACCTGATGAAAACACTGACTACCACATTGCTCATCACATTGTGAGAGTCCATCAAAAACGTGAAGAAGCACTTTCCCCTGCATTTAGCACTGCAGAATTGAAGCGCTACTTTGCTTTTGCAAAGTCTTTGAAACCTCAGGTTTGCCCCTTAACTCAGTTAAGAAAAGGGAGCTTGGCTATTAATCAACTTACTGTTATTATTTATGTCATTGCAGTTGAGTTCTGAAGCAAAGAAAGTTCTGGTCGAATCATATGTTGTCCTCCGTAGAGGTGACAGTACTCCTGGTACTAGGGTTGCTTACAGGATGACAGTTAGGCAACTGGAGGCGCTAATCAGGCTGTCAGAAGCTATTGCCAGAAGCCATTTGGAAAGAATTGTAAGTTAAATTGCATGCATATGTCAATATTAGGATTGGTTGTCTGCAATTTTGTTCTTGAAGCACCACCATATATGTTTGTAAAGTAAATGTACTTGCTGTAATTGATAGTAGGATCAACTTACAATCTGCCTGTGTTTACCTTGCATTGATTGATTTGCCTCCATAATTTGCTGCTAACTTCTTTTGGTATTAAAATCTTTTAGGTTCTCCCCGCTCATGTCCGCATGGCAGTTAAattactcaaaacatccataataAGGTGAGTTTGCTTACTATTTGACCTTTTGAAGCACTTATATTTTCATGATGATATCAGTAACAAAGAAGCTTATTAACTTTTGCAGTGTGGAATCAAGTGAAGTTGACCTATCTGATTTTCAAGATGCACCTCTTGATCATGATGATGAACAGCCAGTACAAGGAGATGCTACTCAACAAGATGGTCCAGGTGAGTTTCTCACTATTTCTAAAATGGATATTGGGGTTTTGCTCAGTTTGCTTTGTTCTAATAATCGTTGCCGTTTGTTTTCAATGTCAAAACTCTAAAAGACGAACCAGCAGAGGTGATTAAGAAGAAATTGGTTATTACTGAAGAACATTTTCAGAGAGTTACACAAGCTTTGGTCATGAGACTGCGGCAACACGAAGAATCAGTCAAGAAAGACGGTACTGATGCTGATACATACTTATATTCTTGATTTTGTGGCTTGCTTCCTCTTGTTTTATCCTATCAGCAATCATGGTCACCTCACCATTACCAACTTCCCATGAAGAATGGAAGTATCTTGTAATTCTAGATTAGAAGCCATTCCAAACGCCATGAGCCATCTAAACTACACTCTAGCTACAGTAGCACGATCCCTTTCCTGGACAAGTGAAAAGGCACTCTGCGGTAGGCTCTAGGTTCAAGCACAAAAGTGTTTTAAAATGCTATGCTTATTTGGTAATACCGTGAAACACAAACGTTACCCTTATTTGGTAATTTATGTCTTATGTATGTGCTAATTATGCTTCTTCCTTAAGTCTCCATGGCTCAATCTTTTAGGGATGCTTGGAACTGGGAAATTTCATAGATATTTTTTAAGAATTTTACAGGAAAATAGATAAGTTATGTGCCTGTGATTTTATACACTTGCCCCCACTTGTAATATAATGTGTGATGCTTAAGAATTTTGTAACAACTGCAAACTTTCACTCTCCCAGCTAACCCAGGAATTGAAACTGATGTTCTTTCACTTTGGTGATGCAGGGGATGGTCTGGCTGGCATGAAGCAAGGGGATCTAATCATTTGGTATGTTGAGCAGCAGAATGCCCAAGGCGCATATAGTTCTACAGAAGAGGTGAAGGAGGAAGTAAAGTGCATCAAGGCCATTATAGAGGTATAAGCCTATCATTTATCTATGTTAATATGATGAAAATTTCCGAACTACTTGCATTGTAAAAGGGTACATGAAAGGCATGTAGTCACGAGTCATTTGCATGTTTACTGAAATTTTGTCAATGGGTGTGCATCTGCAGAGGCTGATACAGAGGGAAGGCCATCTTGTAGTCATAGATGAAGGAACAGCGGCAGCAGAAGGTGCTACGGCAAGGGCATCGGAGCACAGAATCCTGGCTGTTAACCCAAACTACGTCATTGATTGATTAACCAGCTGAGGTCACACAGCTAACTAGATCCATCATATGTGGTTGACCAATATAGCAGACATTCAAACGGAAGACATCCTGTTGTCATGCTCTAGAAATGATATGTTGCACCTGCCATCCCCTTCCCAAGGAAGCACAAGATCTCTGGAATTGTATCTTCCTTCCAAGGTTGAAGTGTGGTAATTAATTTGCCACCAGTATTGGTTGTGTATTTTCCACCGTTTCATGGTTATGTAAACTGCAACTCTGTAAGACAAGTACAGCTTAATTTATGTGCTTCTGAATTTCTAAGGTTTGCTCTCAGCTATTGTTTGCTCATATGACGGCCTACAGATGTCATAATGCAAAAATGTGCATATTGCCTTACGGATGGATTACTTCCACGCCATTAGCAATGATGCATACAAGGCCATCGTTGACTCGTTGTACATTCGGGTGGTAGCACCAAATCCGCTTCAGCAAGAATGAGCCATTTTTTTTCCAATCTCTACTAATAAAGTAAATTTTATGCGATAATGTGACTAAACCCAAAGAGTTGGTATCAAATGTTAAAAAGAGTTGGCATGAAGCGGACCCCACATACgatttagggcatctccagcgctagcCCTTAAACGGACATCACGTAGGCTTAAAATTTTACGCTCGTCCGTGGACATAGTCTGGATGTAAAAAAAGCTAAATATGCAAGTTAAAATTAGTTGTACTCAAAATGAGATTGCAGATTTCTTAGCTAAATTTGCAAGGTGGGAACATCTAACCAATGTTTGGTTTCAGGATGTCCCAAGTGATGTAGCAGTTCTATTAGCTGCAGACTGCAATCCTATTCTAAATTAATAAAGCTTTCGGTTTTCAACACAAAAAAAAGCTAAGTCAGGCAGCCATGGGCGCGGGCAGCCACGGGCTAAGCCAACGTGGCCACGGGCGCCGGAGCTGAGCTCGAGCTTGAGCTTGAGCTGCCCATCCATGGTGGCACGTGGGAAGATGAGAGGCGGAAGGTGAAGGGAGGGATGAGGAGTGGAGAGATAGGAGGAGGCGGCGACAAGGATGGAGCGCTCGCCGGCTTTTGGACTTAGCTCACCCTCTTGTCGCCTCTCCTCTATTCCAATAAATATTCTACATAGCAGATGAAACAATCAATTAATATCATGCCTTTGTATATGCTAGATGTTACAATCCCGATCTACTCTTTCTCTCAATTACGCATGATTAGAGGTAATTGTCACTACACTTGTCTCTAAGGAGGGAGACGCAAAAAACACTGGGCCTCACGCAGTAGCCTCCTCCCCTAAAATTAGggttcctccgcctcccgccggccccgccgccggtcCGCCTCGTCTCTGGTGGCCTTAGGGTCATGGGGCACGGTGGATCCCGgaccttgccggtgggagggctccgtttttagacgtgttttcgagctttgttagggtttgttaggatcgacaaaaccttctggttgcatcatatacaacttttcctTAAGGAAATCATTAAGGACCGTTGTTTTGACGTTCATCTGcgagatttcataatcgaaaatttgcagcaactgctaacataatccTAACAGACTTCAGCATCGCTAAGGGTGAGAAAGTCTTATTATAGTCAACCCCTtgtacttgtcgaaaaccctttgcaacacgtcgagctttatagacggtcacatcaccatcatcatatgtcttcttcttaaaaatccatttgttccCAATGACCtaccggtcatcgggcaagtctaccaaagtccatacttggttttcatacatggaccctatctcagatttcacggcctcaagccatttgtcggaatctgggctcatcattgcttcttcatagttcgtaggttcgtcgttgtctaac
This DNA window, taken from Triticum aestivum cultivar Chinese Spring chromosome 1D, IWGSC CS RefSeq v2.1, whole genome shotgun sequence, encodes the following:
- the LOC123180755 gene encoding DNA replication licensing factor MCM6, encoding MEAFGGFFVDEKAARVENIFLEFLKRFKEPDAAEPFYDVEMEAMRSRESTTMYVDFAHVMRFNDVLQKAISEEYLRFEPYLRNACKRFVMEHRAGENRAPIISDDSPNKDINIAFYNIPMLKRLRELGTAEIGKLTAVTGVVTRTSEVRPELLQGTFKCLDCGNVVKNVDQQFKYTEPIICVNATCQNRSRWALLRQDSKFTDWQRVRMQETSKEIPAGSLPRSLDVILRHEIVEKARAGDTVIFTGTVVAVPDVMALTSPGERAECRREGPQRKNGSGVQEGVKGLKSLGVRDLSYRLAFVANSVQVADGRRDVDIRDRDIDGDGSERQKFTEEEEDEVVRMRNTPDFFNKIVDSICPTVFGHQEIKRALLLMLLGGVHKITHEGINLRGDINVCIVGDPSCAKSQFLKYTAGIVPRSVYTSGKSSSAAGLTATVAKEPETGEFCIEAGALMLADNGICCIDEFDKMDIKDQVAIHEAMEQQTISITKAGIQATLNARTSILAAANPTGGRYDKSKPLKYNVALPPAILSRFDLVYIMIDEPDENTDYHIAHHIVRVHQKREEALSPAFSTAELKRYFAFAKSLKPQLSSEAKKVLVESYVVLRRGDSTPGTRVAYRMTVRQLEALIRLSEAIARSHLERIVLPAHVRMAVKLLKTSIISVESSEVDLSDFQDAPLDHDDEQPVQGDATQQDGPDEPAEVIKKKLVITEEHFQRVTQALVMRLRQHEESVKKDGDGLAGMKQGDLIIWYVEQQNAQGAYSSTEEVKEEVKCIKAIIERLIQREGHLVVIDEGTAAAEGATARASEHRILAVNPNYVID